A genomic window from Equus caballus isolate H_3958 breed thoroughbred chromosome 5, TB-T2T, whole genome shotgun sequence includes:
- the METTL13 gene encoding eEF1A lysine and N-terminal methyltransferase isoform X1, producing MNLLPKSSKEFGSVDYWEKFFQQRGKKAFEWYGTYLELCGVLHKYMKPREKVLVIGCGNSELSEQLYDVGYEDIVNIDISEVVIKQMKERNASRRPQMSFLKMDMTQMEFPDASFQVVLDKGTLDAVLTDEEEKTLQQVDRMLAEVGRVLQVGGRYLCISLAQAHVLKKAVGHFSREGWMVRVHQVASSQDQVLEAEPRFSLPVFAFIMTKFRPVPGSALQIFELCAQEQGKPVRLESAEQLAEAVRERQQYAWLCSQLYRKAGLGSVSLDLCNGDTGEPRYTLHVVDSPTVKPSRDSHFAIFIIPQGRETEWLFGMEEGRKQLAASAGFRRLITVALHRGQQYEGMDSIQAELSARVMELAPAGMPARQQVPFLSVGGDIGVRTVQHQDCSPLSGDYVVEDVQGDDKRYFRRLIFLSNRNVVQSEARLLKDVSHRAQKKRKKDKKKQRLAHAPEDRPAAPGQGIDRSYLCCEHHKAMIAGLALLRNPELLLETPLALLVVGLGGGSLPLFVHDHFPKSCIDAVEIDPSMLEVATRWFGFSQSDRMKVHIADGLDYITSLAGGEVRPHYDVIMFDVDSKDPTLGMSCPPPAFVDQPFLQKVKSILTPEGVFILNLVCRDLGLKDSVLAGLKAVFPLLYVRRIEGEVNEILFCQLHPEQTLATPELLEVAEALEQTLRRPGRGWDDTYVLSDMLKTVKIV from the exons ATGAATCTCTTACCTAAAAGCTCCAAGGAGTTTGGCTCCGTTGACTATTGGGAGAAGTTCTTCCAGCAGCGAGGAAAGAAAGCTTTCGAGTGGTATGGAACCTACCTGGAACTGTGCGGGGTGCTCCACAAATACATGAAACCCAGGGAAAAG GTGCTGGTGATTGGGTGCGGTAACTCAGAGCTCAGTGAGCAGCTGTATGATGTGGGCTATGAGGATATAGTGAATATCGACATCAGTGAGGTCGTCATCAAGCAAATGAAGGAACGCAATGCCAGCAGACGGCCCCAGATGAGCTTCTTGAAGATGGACATGACACAGATGGAATTTCCCGATGCCTCCTTCCAGGTGGTGTTGGACAAGGGCACCCTGGATGCTGTCCTGACAGATGAGGAGGAGAAGACCCTGCAACAGGTGGACAGGATGCTAGCTGAGGTTGgccgtgtcctgcaggtgggcgGTCGCTACCTCTGCATCTCCCTGGCTCAGGCTCACGTCCTGAAGAAAGCAGTGGGTCACTTCTCTAGGGAGGGGTGGATGGTGAGGGTGCACCAGGTGGCCAGCAGCCAGGACCAGGTGTTGGAAGCAGAGCCTCGGTTCTCCCTGCCTGTGTTTGCCTTCATCATGACCAAGTTCAGACCAgtccctggctctgcccttcAGATCTTTGAGCTGTGTGCTCAGGAGCAGGGCAAGCCCGTGCGGCTGGAGAGTGCTGAGCAGCTGGCTGAGGCGGTGCGGGAGCGGCAGCAGTATGCCTGGCTGTGCAGCCAGCTGTACCGCAAGGCCGGGCTGGGGAGTGTGTCTCTGGACTTGTGCAATGGGGACACGGGGGAGCCACGCTACACCCTCCACGTGGTGGACAGCCCCACTGTGAAACCATCGCGGGACAGTCATTTTGCCATTTTCATCA TCCCCCAGGGTCGAGAGACCGAGTGGCTCTTTGGCATGGAGGAGGGCCGGAAGCAGCTGGCAGCCAGCGCAGGTTTCAGGAGGCTGATCACCGTGGCCCTTCACCGAGGTCAGCAGTATGAAGGCATGGACAGCATCCAGGCCGAGCTGTCGGCCAGAgtcatggagctggccccagccGGGATGCCCGCCCGGCAGCAG GTGCCCTTTCTGTCTGTGGGTGGGGACATCGGGGTCCGGACTGTTCAGCACCAAGACTGCAGCCCCTTGAGTGGCGACTACGTCGTCGAGGATGTGCAGGGGGATGACAAGCGCTACTTTCGGcggctcatcttcctcagcaacaggAACGTGGTGCAGTCAgaagccaggctgctgaaggatGTGTCTCACAGAG CCCAGAAGAAACGGAAAAAGGACAAGAAGAAGCAGCGGCTTGCTCATGCTCCCGAGGACCGCCCTGCAGCCCCGGGGCAGGGCATTGATAGGAGTTACCTGTGCTGTGAACACCACAAAGCCATGATCGCGGGCCTTGCCCTGCTGAGAAACCCGGAGCTGCTTCTAG AGACCCCACTGGCATTGTTAGTGgtgggcctgggtgggggcagcCTCCCTCTCTTTGTCCACGATCATTTCCCAAAGTCCTGCATCGATGCTGTGGAGATCGACCCGTCCATGTTGGAAGTGGCTACCCGATGGTTTGGCTTCTCCCAGAGCGACCGGATGAAGGTCCACATTGCTGATGGCCTGGACTATATTACCAGCCTGGCGGGAGGAGAAG TACGGCCTCACTACGATGTCATAATGTTTGATGTAGACAGTAAGGACCCAACACTGGGAATGAGTTGTCCACCCCCAGCGTTTGTGGACCAGCCTTTCCTGCAGAAGGTCAAAAGCATCTTGACTCCTGAAG GTGTCTTCATCCTCAACCTCGTGTGCCGAGACCTGGGGCTAAAGGACTCAGTGCTGGCTGGGCTCAAGGCTGTGTTCCCCCTCCTGTATGTCCGGCGAATTGAGGGTGAAGTAAATGAGATCCTGTTCTGTCAGCTGCACCCTGAGCAGACACTTGCCACGCCGGAGCTCTTGGAAGTGGCCGAGGCCTTGGAGCAGACACTGAGgaggcctgggaggggctgggatgACACGTATGTCCTGTCAGATATGCTCAAGACTGTGAAGATTGTGTGA
- the METTL13 gene encoding eEF1A lysine and N-terminal methyltransferase isoform X2, with protein MKERNASRRPQMSFLKMDMTQMEFPDASFQVVLDKGTLDAVLTDEEEKTLQQVDRMLAEVGRVLQVGGRYLCISLAQAHVLKKAVGHFSREGWMVRVHQVASSQDQVLEAEPRFSLPVFAFIMTKFRPVPGSALQIFELCAQEQGKPVRLESAEQLAEAVRERQQYAWLCSQLYRKAGLGSVSLDLCNGDTGEPRYTLHVVDSPTVKPSRDSHFAIFIIPQGRETEWLFGMEEGRKQLAASAGFRRLITVALHRGQQYEGMDSIQAELSARVMELAPAGMPARQQVPFLSVGGDIGVRTVQHQDCSPLSGDYVVEDVQGDDKRYFRRLIFLSNRNVVQSEARLLKDVSHRAQKKRKKDKKKQRLAHAPEDRPAAPGQGIDRSYLCCEHHKAMIAGLALLRNPELLLETPLALLVVGLGGGSLPLFVHDHFPKSCIDAVEIDPSMLEVATRWFGFSQSDRMKVHIADGLDYITSLAGGEVRPHYDVIMFDVDSKDPTLGMSCPPPAFVDQPFLQKVKSILTPEGVFILNLVCRDLGLKDSVLAGLKAVFPLLYVRRIEGEVNEILFCQLHPEQTLATPELLEVAEALEQTLRRPGRGWDDTYVLSDMLKTVKIV; from the exons ATGAAGGAACGCAATGCCAGCAGACGGCCCCAGATGAGCTTCTTGAAGATGGACATGACACAGATGGAATTTCCCGATGCCTCCTTCCAGGTGGTGTTGGACAAGGGCACCCTGGATGCTGTCCTGACAGATGAGGAGGAGAAGACCCTGCAACAGGTGGACAGGATGCTAGCTGAGGTTGgccgtgtcctgcaggtgggcgGTCGCTACCTCTGCATCTCCCTGGCTCAGGCTCACGTCCTGAAGAAAGCAGTGGGTCACTTCTCTAGGGAGGGGTGGATGGTGAGGGTGCACCAGGTGGCCAGCAGCCAGGACCAGGTGTTGGAAGCAGAGCCTCGGTTCTCCCTGCCTGTGTTTGCCTTCATCATGACCAAGTTCAGACCAgtccctggctctgcccttcAGATCTTTGAGCTGTGTGCTCAGGAGCAGGGCAAGCCCGTGCGGCTGGAGAGTGCTGAGCAGCTGGCTGAGGCGGTGCGGGAGCGGCAGCAGTATGCCTGGCTGTGCAGCCAGCTGTACCGCAAGGCCGGGCTGGGGAGTGTGTCTCTGGACTTGTGCAATGGGGACACGGGGGAGCCACGCTACACCCTCCACGTGGTGGACAGCCCCACTGTGAAACCATCGCGGGACAGTCATTTTGCCATTTTCATCA TCCCCCAGGGTCGAGAGACCGAGTGGCTCTTTGGCATGGAGGAGGGCCGGAAGCAGCTGGCAGCCAGCGCAGGTTTCAGGAGGCTGATCACCGTGGCCCTTCACCGAGGTCAGCAGTATGAAGGCATGGACAGCATCCAGGCCGAGCTGTCGGCCAGAgtcatggagctggccccagccGGGATGCCCGCCCGGCAGCAG GTGCCCTTTCTGTCTGTGGGTGGGGACATCGGGGTCCGGACTGTTCAGCACCAAGACTGCAGCCCCTTGAGTGGCGACTACGTCGTCGAGGATGTGCAGGGGGATGACAAGCGCTACTTTCGGcggctcatcttcctcagcaacaggAACGTGGTGCAGTCAgaagccaggctgctgaaggatGTGTCTCACAGAG CCCAGAAGAAACGGAAAAAGGACAAGAAGAAGCAGCGGCTTGCTCATGCTCCCGAGGACCGCCCTGCAGCCCCGGGGCAGGGCATTGATAGGAGTTACCTGTGCTGTGAACACCACAAAGCCATGATCGCGGGCCTTGCCCTGCTGAGAAACCCGGAGCTGCTTCTAG AGACCCCACTGGCATTGTTAGTGgtgggcctgggtgggggcagcCTCCCTCTCTTTGTCCACGATCATTTCCCAAAGTCCTGCATCGATGCTGTGGAGATCGACCCGTCCATGTTGGAAGTGGCTACCCGATGGTTTGGCTTCTCCCAGAGCGACCGGATGAAGGTCCACATTGCTGATGGCCTGGACTATATTACCAGCCTGGCGGGAGGAGAAG TACGGCCTCACTACGATGTCATAATGTTTGATGTAGACAGTAAGGACCCAACACTGGGAATGAGTTGTCCACCCCCAGCGTTTGTGGACCAGCCTTTCCTGCAGAAGGTCAAAAGCATCTTGACTCCTGAAG GTGTCTTCATCCTCAACCTCGTGTGCCGAGACCTGGGGCTAAAGGACTCAGTGCTGGCTGGGCTCAAGGCTGTGTTCCCCCTCCTGTATGTCCGGCGAATTGAGGGTGAAGTAAATGAGATCCTGTTCTGTCAGCTGCACCCTGAGCAGACACTTGCCACGCCGGAGCTCTTGGAAGTGGCCGAGGCCTTGGAGCAGACACTGAGgaggcctgggaggggctgggatgACACGTATGTCCTGTCAGATATGCTCAAGACTGTGAAGATTGTGTGA